Proteins found in one Subtercola endophyticus genomic segment:
- the treY gene encoding malto-oligosyltrehalose synthase, whose product MRVPRSTYRLQITSEFTLQQAADVAGYLKDLGADWLYFSPILKAEPGSNHGYDVVDHSQIDPARGGSAGLDQAVGAARELGLGVLIDIVPNHVGVATPAESTWWWDLLKHGQLSRFAVAFDVDWQFGNGKVRIPVLGDDSLDGLEIVGAELHYYDNRYPLAPGSYEDGADARTVHSRQNYELVNWHRADYDLNYRRFFAVNSLAGIRVEDAGVFDESHLEIARWFDEGLADGLRVDHPDGLRDPEGYLERLGGLTGHSYVLVEKILEGREPLPAEWATAGTTGYDALADFDRVLVDPAGQQPLDELDRRLATGARPAPSSFADLIHTTKRGIADGILRSEVLRIVRDLAASRAVDVSGTVSPGGEPFPAGLPTLDATSIADAIAELLTCFPVYRSYLPLGVEQLHEAADLAETYRPDLSATIDALLPALSDSSNIAAKRFQQTSGMVMAKGVEDTAFYRFNRLTSLNEVGADPAEFAISVAEFHKRQVTRLRSYPNTMTTLSTHDTKRGEDTRARISVISELPEQWASTLGQLRTLAPLGDGQLENLLWQAIVGSWPVSRERLHAYAEKAAREAGDSTGWLTVDEEFESRMHRLVDSAFDSHEVRRVLSGFLKLVEQPGWSNSLSLKLLQLTAPGSPDVYQGSELWETSLVDPDNRRAVDFDVRRAMLARLDAGDLPPIDETGAAKLLITSRALRLRRDKPGQFEGYRPLVAVGSAAHHVVAFDRDEAITVVTRLPVGLAERGGWGETTISTDYERVHDVITGRSYPGDGIRLADLLATYPVALLVPMTES is encoded by the coding sequence ATGCGCGTTCCCCGCTCGACCTACCGATTGCAGATCACCTCGGAGTTCACCCTTCAGCAGGCTGCCGACGTCGCTGGGTACCTCAAAGACCTCGGCGCCGACTGGCTGTACTTCTCGCCGATTCTGAAGGCCGAGCCCGGCTCGAACCACGGTTACGACGTCGTCGACCACTCGCAGATCGATCCGGCCCGCGGCGGTTCCGCCGGCCTCGATCAGGCGGTCGGCGCGGCACGCGAACTCGGCCTCGGAGTGCTCATCGACATCGTTCCGAACCACGTGGGTGTTGCGACGCCCGCAGAGAGCACCTGGTGGTGGGATCTGCTGAAGCACGGGCAACTCTCGCGATTTGCCGTGGCCTTCGACGTGGACTGGCAGTTCGGCAACGGCAAGGTGCGCATTCCAGTGCTCGGCGACGATTCCCTCGACGGCCTCGAGATCGTCGGGGCTGAGCTGCACTACTACGACAACCGCTATCCGCTTGCTCCGGGCAGCTACGAAGACGGGGCAGATGCCCGCACCGTGCACTCTCGTCAGAACTACGAATTGGTGAACTGGCACCGCGCCGACTACGACCTGAACTATCGGCGTTTTTTCGCCGTGAACTCGCTCGCGGGCATCCGGGTCGAAGACGCCGGCGTGTTCGACGAATCGCACCTCGAGATCGCGCGCTGGTTCGACGAGGGTCTCGCCGACGGTCTGCGGGTCGATCATCCCGACGGCCTTCGCGACCCCGAGGGTTACCTCGAGCGGCTCGGTGGCCTCACCGGCCACAGCTACGTTCTCGTCGAGAAGATTCTCGAAGGCCGTGAGCCGCTGCCTGCCGAGTGGGCAACAGCGGGCACGACCGGGTACGACGCGCTTGCCGACTTCGACCGCGTGCTGGTCGACCCCGCAGGTCAGCAGCCGCTCGACGAGCTCGACCGAAGGCTGGCGACGGGTGCCCGCCCGGCACCCTCGTCGTTCGCTGACCTGATCCACACGACCAAGCGCGGGATCGCCGACGGCATTCTGCGCTCCGAAGTACTGCGCATCGTTCGTGACCTCGCCGCGAGTCGAGCAGTGGATGTCTCGGGCACGGTGTCCCCGGGTGGGGAGCCGTTCCCCGCGGGGTTGCCGACGCTCGATGCAACCTCGATCGCCGATGCGATCGCCGAGCTGCTGACCTGCTTTCCTGTGTACCGTTCCTACCTTCCGCTGGGTGTGGAGCAACTCCACGAAGCGGCCGATCTTGCAGAGACCTACCGCCCCGATCTGTCAGCGACGATCGACGCGCTGCTGCCCGCCCTGAGCGATTCCTCCAACATCGCGGCGAAGCGCTTTCAGCAGACCTCGGGAATGGTCATGGCGAAGGGTGTCGAAGATACAGCGTTCTACCGTTTCAACCGGCTCACGTCGCTCAACGAGGTCGGCGCAGACCCCGCCGAGTTCGCCATCTCGGTCGCTGAGTTCCACAAGCGGCAGGTGACACGGCTGCGGTCGTACCCGAACACGATGACCACCCTGTCGACCCACGATACGAAGCGAGGCGAAGACACCCGCGCCAGAATCAGCGTCATCTCCGAGTTGCCCGAGCAGTGGGCATCCACTCTCGGCCAGTTGCGCACACTCGCCCCGCTCGGCGACGGGCAACTGGAGAATCTGCTGTGGCAGGCGATTGTCGGTTCCTGGCCCGTATCGCGGGAGAGACTTCACGCCTACGCAGAGAAGGCGGCGCGCGAAGCAGGCGATTCGACCGGCTGGCTCACCGTCGACGAAGAGTTCGAGTCTCGAATGCACCGTCTTGTCGACAGCGCGTTCGACTCGCACGAGGTTCGGCGGGTGCTCTCGGGGTTCTTGAAGCTCGTCGAGCAACCCGGCTGGTCGAACTCGCTCTCGCTGAAGCTGTTGCAGCTGACCGCACCGGGCTCACCCGATGTGTACCAGGGCAGCGAATTGTGGGAGACCTCGTTGGTCGACCCCGACAACCGGCGTGCGGTCGACTTCGACGTGCGGCGCGCAATGCTGGCGAGGCTCGACGCCGGCGATCTGCCGCCGATCGACGAGACCGGGGCGGCAAAACTGCTCATCACCTCGCGCGCCCTTCGGCTGCGCCGCGACAAGCCCGGACAGTTCGAGGGGTACCGACCGCTCGTCGCCGTCGGCTCGGCCGCACATCACGTTGTCGCCTTCGACCGCGACGAGGCCATCACCGTCGTCACGCGCCTGCCCGTCGGGCTCGCTGAGCGCGGCGGCTGGGGCGAAACGACGATCTCAACGGACTACGAACGGGTGCACGACGTGATCACGGGGCGCTCGTACCCGGGTGACGGCATCCGTCTCGCCGACCTTCTCGCGACCTACCCGGTCGCCCTGCTCGTACCGATGACGGAAAGCTGA